One Nitrospirae bacterium YQR-1 DNA window includes the following coding sequences:
- a CDS encoding phage holin family protein translates to MEILVLWLVMSAAILVSAYITPGVRMRGFTTPLIVSLLLAVLNLILKPVLLILTLPVNILTLGLFTLVINAFIIIIVDKMVDGFKTDGFFWALLYGIVLTVVTSILRHFFTV, encoded by the coding sequence ATGGAAATTTTAGTTTTATGGCTTGTAATGTCCGCCGCCATACTGGTCTCTGCTTATATAACACCGGGGGTCAGGATGAGAGGGTTTACAACCCCTTTGATAGTGTCACTTCTGTTGGCTGTTCTAAACCTCATCCTGAAACCGGTTCTGCTTATTCTGACCCTGCCTGTTAATATTCTCACTCTTGGCTTATTCACGCTGGTTATTAACGCCTTCATTATCATTATAGTTGATAAGATGGTGGATGGATTTAAAACAGACGGTTTTTTTTGGGCTTTGCTATACGGTATTGTTTTGACGGTAGTCACTTCAATCCTGAGGCATTTTTTTACTGTGTAG
- a CDS encoding FAD-dependent oxidoreductase, whose translation MNTTKENKSNLTLIVGAGVTGLTAGYLLSKAGKRCLIVEKESSAGGQCRSFTLDGIVFDLGPHVLFPNPGAEAEELIFELLKEEPLITRRWKFGIVNGNKSWTMPAGIMDLLFYPWIIKKQILQSYLKKGQINPKELISAEADITAKFGHVYYNQVLGPMIHKKALMPAGSVHADWIARVDRDIRHHKEPFRDPHAGGILHKVKYIINAIYKKYVYPANGFQSIPNQLLQRYKEAGGDIILNCKKIGLEKNEDRITAVIVDGNKYHVENVLWSASANQLNTLLGVPSLNFHYANITNVFLTYEQRRLKKRPLLYVYYTDPSYIFKRLYYPSNIFGDNTAAAKEGICLTIHETPEVSAMTDTGLVKRCTADLERAGIFKAENLRNSLVVRLGNSMPLYGLDYEVQLERNFAEIKKYKNLYSIGRLGGFFFCMTPPAVSQGIKFANHILKEPENEG comes from the coding sequence ATGAACACCACCAAAGAAAATAAAAGCAATTTAACTCTGATAGTGGGAGCCGGAGTGACAGGTCTTACAGCAGGGTACTTATTGTCTAAAGCCGGGAAGAGGTGTTTAATTGTTGAGAAGGAATCTTCGGCGGGCGGGCAGTGCCGCTCATTTACTCTTGACGGCATAGTGTTTGACCTGGGCCCTCACGTGCTGTTTCCCAATCCGGGAGCCGAGGCCGAGGAATTAATATTCGAGCTCTTAAAGGAAGAGCCTCTGATTACCAGAAGATGGAAATTCGGCATAGTCAACGGCAATAAATCATGGACTATGCCCGCAGGTATTATGGATTTGTTGTTTTACCCATGGATTATAAAGAAGCAGATATTGCAATCGTATCTTAAGAAAGGGCAGATAAATCCAAAAGAGCTTATATCGGCGGAGGCGGACATTACAGCAAAATTCGGTCATGTTTATTATAACCAAGTGCTGGGCCCTATGATCCATAAAAAAGCACTTATGCCTGCCGGCTCAGTACATGCCGACTGGATTGCACGTGTGGACAGGGATATCCGTCACCACAAGGAACCATTCAGAGACCCTCACGCCGGTGGTATCCTGCATAAAGTTAAATACATCATTAATGCCATTTATAAGAAGTACGTATATCCGGCAAACGGATTTCAGTCTATCCCAAATCAGTTGCTTCAAAGATATAAAGAGGCCGGAGGCGATATAATATTAAATTGTAAAAAGATAGGGCTTGAAAAAAATGAAGACCGTATTACAGCGGTAATCGTTGACGGCAACAAGTACCATGTTGAAAATGTTCTCTGGAGCGCCTCTGCAAATCAATTAAACACGCTATTAGGTGTCCCATCTCTGAATTTCCACTATGCCAATATAACAAACGTATTTCTTACCTACGAACAAAGACGCCTAAAGAAAAGACCGCTTCTCTATGTTTACTACACAGACCCCTCTTATATATTTAAGAGGCTATACTACCCGTCAAACATTTTTGGCGACAATACAGCCGCGGCGAAAGAAGGCATTTGCCTTACAATTCATGAAACACCGGAAGTCTCCGCTATGACGGATACCGGACTTGTTAAAAGGTGCACGGCTGATTTAGAAAGGGCGGGAATATTTAAAGCTGAGAACCTGCGCAACTCTCTGGTTGTCCGGCTGGGTAACTCTATGCCGCTTTACGGCCTCGATTACGAGGTGCAGCTTGAAAGAAATTTTGCAGAAATCAAAAAATATAAAAATCTGTACTCTATTGGCAGATTAGGCGGTTTCTTCTTCTGTATGACCCCTCCCGCCGTATCTCAGGGTATTAAATTTGCTAATCATATACTAAAGGAGCCTGAAAATGAAGGATAA
- a CDS encoding vitamin B12-dependent ribonucleotide reductase translates to METATEINITQNSLKVLQRRYLKKGENGQPVETPHDLFTRVAHAIASNDLNYGKSFSEMEQLEKDFYEMMADMSFLPNSPTLMNAGRRLGQLSACFVIPIEDSMESIFEAVKNAAMIHKSGGGTGFSFSRLRPSGDVVGSTKGVSSGPISFMTVFDTATEAVKQGGTRRGANMAILRVDHPDITDFITCKENSRRLNNFNISVGLTDKFMDSVLEDGDYELINPRNGKAVKKISAGYVFDLIVKHAWQNGEPGIVFLDRLNESNPTPHIGNIESTNPCGEQPLLPFESCNLGSVNLSKMLRKSSTGAMEIDYARIRAITHKAVHFLDNVIDLNKYPLKKIEEMTKANRKIGLGVMGWADMLLQLGIPYNSEEALSTAETVMKFIRDEGRNASEALAGERGVFPNFKDSIHDGKRKQRNATITTIAPTGTLSIIAGCSSGIEPIFAVSYVKTVMDGTKLYEVNPWFEKISNERGFYSLDLMEDISTKPSISEVFDIPDDLRRVFVTAHDISPEYHIRMQGAFQKYVDNAVSKTVNFPDSATAGDVKKVYMSAYKLGCKGVTVYRDGSREGQVISTASKETMPEPTDGKHLNLDTTFNTVAKLTPRKRPKLIKGTTESTLTGCGNLYVTINEDENGLPFEVFNHIGKAGGCASSQSEAIGRLVSLALRCNISPDEVISQLKGISCHQPIWANGGKISSCADAIAKAIETYCSHSAHFSEKPKSMVNMSMGACPECGGVVEHESGCAVCHDCGYTKCM, encoded by the coding sequence TTGGAAACTGCAACAGAAATAAACATAACGCAAAATTCACTTAAAGTACTACAGAGGCGGTACTTAAAAAAGGGGGAAAACGGACAGCCGGTTGAAACCCCACATGATTTATTTACAAGAGTGGCACATGCAATAGCTTCAAACGATTTAAACTACGGCAAGAGTTTTTCCGAGATGGAGCAATTGGAAAAGGATTTTTACGAGATGATGGCAGATATGAGTTTTCTTCCGAACTCTCCGACACTCATGAATGCCGGACGGCGTCTGGGACAGTTGAGTGCATGTTTTGTTATACCCATTGAGGACTCGATGGAGAGTATATTTGAGGCTGTTAAAAACGCAGCCATGATTCATAAATCCGGCGGCGGCACAGGTTTTAGTTTTTCCCGGCTCAGGCCCTCAGGCGATGTTGTAGGCTCAACCAAGGGGGTTTCATCAGGGCCGATTTCCTTTATGACCGTCTTCGATACGGCTACAGAGGCAGTCAAACAGGGCGGCACCCGGCGTGGTGCAAATATGGCCATTTTAAGAGTAGATCACCCGGATATAACAGACTTTATAACATGTAAAGAAAACAGCCGCAGGCTTAATAATTTTAACATATCGGTGGGCCTTACAGATAAATTTATGGATTCCGTCTTAGAGGACGGTGATTACGAGCTTATAAACCCGCGAAACGGCAAGGCCGTAAAGAAAATAAGCGCAGGATATGTTTTTGACCTCATCGTAAAGCACGCATGGCAAAACGGCGAGCCCGGCATTGTATTCCTTGACAGGTTAAATGAATCTAATCCGACCCCGCATATTGGAAACATTGAATCCACAAATCCTTGTGGTGAACAACCGCTGCTTCCATTTGAATCCTGCAACCTGGGTTCTGTAAACCTCTCAAAAATGCTCAGGAAATCCTCAACCGGCGCAATGGAAATTGACTATGCCCGTATCAGGGCAATCACCCATAAGGCCGTTCATTTTCTTGATAACGTTATAGATTTAAATAAGTATCCTCTTAAAAAAATTGAGGAAATGACAAAAGCAAACAGAAAAATAGGGTTAGGTGTAATGGGCTGGGCTGATATGCTTTTGCAATTAGGTATTCCCTATAACTCGGAAGAGGCGCTGTCAACCGCTGAAACTGTTATGAAATTTATACGGGATGAGGGAAGAAATGCCTCAGAGGCCCTTGCCGGAGAAAGAGGGGTTTTCCCAAATTTTAAAGACAGCATACATGACGGGAAAAGAAAACAAAGAAACGCAACAATAACAACAATAGCGCCAACCGGAACTCTTTCAATAATAGCCGGCTGCTCCTCAGGCATAGAGCCCATATTTGCCGTCTCATATGTTAAAACCGTGATGGACGGTACAAAGCTCTACGAGGTTAACCCATGGTTTGAGAAAATATCAAATGAGCGCGGGTTTTACTCTCTTGACCTTATGGAGGATATATCAACAAAGCCCTCGATTTCAGAGGTTTTTGACATACCGGATGACCTCAGAAGGGTCTTTGTGACGGCACATGACATCTCCCCTGAATATCACATAAGAATGCAGGGGGCCTTTCAGAAATATGTGGATAATGCTGTATCAAAAACCGTCAACTTCCCTGACTCGGCAACCGCAGGGGATGTTAAAAAAGTTTATATGTCAGCGTATAAATTGGGCTGCAAGGGTGTTACCGTCTATAGGGACGGCTCACGTGAGGGGCAGGTGATTTCAACCGCCTCAAAAGAAACCATGCCGGAGCCCACTGACGGAAAACACCTGAATCTGGACACAACTTTTAACACAGTGGCAAAGCTGACACCCAGAAAACGCCCAAAACTAATTAAGGGCACTACTGAGTCAACATTAACGGGCTGCGGAAACCTCTATGTCACAATTAATGAGGACGAAAACGGATTACCTTTTGAAGTGTTTAACCATATAGGTAAGGCAGGGGGGTGTGCCTCAAGCCAGTCGGAAGCCATAGGGCGGCTTGTCTCACTGGCGCTGCGGTGCAATATATCACCGGATGAGGTAATCTCCCAGCTTAAAGGGATTTCGTGCCATCAGCCGATATGGGCAAATGGCGGTAAAATATCCTCCTGTGCAGACGCAATAGCTAAGGCGATAGAGACTTACTGCAGCCACAGTGCGCATTTTAGTGAAAAGCCTAAGTCTATGGTAAACATGTCCATGGGGGCGTGCCCTGAGTGTGGCGGCGTGGTCGAGCACGAAAGCGGCTGTGCAGTTTGCCACGATTGCGGCTACACTAAGTGTATGTAA
- a CDS encoding serine/threonine-protein kinase translates to MRYFNLLYDSTVGLTKIGRYRILHELGQGAMGLVYKGVDTIIDRVVAIKTIKIGKAITNINLRDMLNLFYQEVRIAGKLSHPNIATIFDVGEYNDIHYFVMEYVDGINLKSIILEKASFKLIEKVGLLIQIANALHYAHQRGVIHRDIKPANIMIVSDDKKVTKDYQVKIMDFGIAMLSSSSSPIGKPSSERILGTPSYMSPEQISGLELDRQTDVFSLACLTYEFLTGKKPFVAPALPELFHKIKTFNPTPPHAIDRNIPENLSKCILKGLEKNKDNRYQSAGEFADDLEIFHNQEELHETQRLDLSKEYADKDFLQSLKRNYAFFSDFSIDELNKIYNISLKLTYKKGEVIFKENTVGSKMYIIISGQVKITKKFDDSSPETVLNVLKLGECFGEMSLISAAPRFAAAIAETDCNLIAINEVILRTSEPKLCLKLYKNLAIILTEKLKKSDAKVNALLARMKN, encoded by the coding sequence ATGAGATATTTTAATTTACTATATGACTCCACAGTAGGCCTGACTAAAATAGGCAGATATAGGATATTGCATGAGCTTGGGCAGGGGGCCATGGGGCTTGTCTATAAGGGTGTGGATACTATTATTGACAGAGTGGTTGCAATCAAGACAATCAAAATCGGCAAAGCCATAACTAATATCAATTTAAGGGATATGCTCAATCTATTTTATCAGGAGGTGAGAATAGCCGGAAAGCTATCTCATCCCAACATAGCAACCATCTTTGACGTTGGTGAATATAACGACATTCATTATTTCGTAATGGAGTATGTTGACGGCATTAATCTAAAAAGCATAATTTTGGAAAAGGCCTCTTTTAAACTCATTGAAAAGGTGGGATTACTTATCCAGATAGCCAATGCGCTCCACTATGCACACCAAAGAGGAGTAATTCACAGAGACATTAAGCCTGCCAATATTATGATTGTCTCAGACGATAAGAAAGTAACAAAGGATTATCAGGTGAAGATTATGGACTTTGGTATTGCCATGCTCTCCTCCTCAAGCTCCCCTATCGGTAAACCTTCTTCAGAGAGAATCCTGGGAACACCCTCCTACATGTCCCCTGAGCAGATATCCGGTCTGGAACTGGACAGACAAACGGATGTTTTCTCCCTGGCCTGCCTTACGTATGAGTTTCTTACGGGAAAGAAGCCTTTTGTGGCACCTGCGCTTCCTGAACTTTTTCATAAAATTAAAACCTTTAACCCTACGCCTCCACATGCTATTGACCGTAATATTCCTGAAAATCTCAGCAAGTGTATATTAAAGGGGCTTGAAAAAAACAAAGACAACAGATATCAGTCCGCAGGTGAATTTGCCGATGACCTTGAAATTTTTCATAATCAGGAAGAGTTACACGAAACTCAGAGACTTGATCTCTCTAAAGAGTATGCAGATAAGGACTTCCTGCAAAGCCTCAAGAGAAATTATGCTTTTTTTTCTGATTTCTCTATTGATGAACTTAACAAGATTTACAACATCAGCCTCAAGTTGACATATAAAAAGGGAGAGGTTATTTTTAAGGAAAACACCGTAGGCAGTAAGATGTATATAATAATCTCCGGCCAGGTGAAAATCACTAAAAAGTTTGACGACTCCAGCCCTGAGACTGTACTAAATGTACTGAAATTAGGCGAGTGTTTTGGGGAGATGTCTCTTATATCGGCAGCTCCCAGGTTTGCCGCAGCCATAGCGGAAACCGATTGTAACCTCATTGCCATAAACGAGGTTATCCTCAGAACCTCCGAGCCTAAGCTATGTTTAAAACTCTATAAAAACCTGGCCATCATCCTCACAGAAAAACTCAAAAAAAGCGATGCCAAGGTAAACGCCCTGCTGGCAAGGATGAAAAACTAA
- the coaE gene encoding dephospho-CoA kinase (Dephospho-CoA kinase (CoaE) performs the final step in coenzyme A biosynthesis.), with the protein MAAWSSTKAAVQFATIAATLSVCNTSAGAETVLAGLTGNLGCGKTTALNVFKALGAVTVSADEIVHRLLAEPAVKLRAGELLGDIFDADGKINKPMVAALVFNNPALRRALEGVILPLVKEEIIHIGSANKERLVIAEIPLLFEDSYTGVVDKIITIISDRVLLPERLKKRGFSEEDIESRLSAQIPDEKKLPLSDFVINNSGSLEALGTQTAAIYTKLTALI; encoded by the coding sequence GTGGCGGCGTGGTCGAGCACGAAAGCGGCTGTGCAGTTTGCCACGATTGCGGCTACACTAAGTGTATGTAACACTTCTGCCGGAGCGGAGACTGTGCTGGCCGGTCTGACTGGAAACCTGGGTTGTGGAAAAACCACAGCCCTTAATGTGTTTAAAGCACTTGGGGCGGTAACTGTCAGTGCCGATGAAATAGTTCACAGGCTTTTAGCTGAGCCTGCCGTTAAGCTCAGAGCCGGTGAGCTTCTTGGTGATATTTTTGATGCTGACGGCAAAATAAATAAACCAATGGTGGCAGCACTGGTTTTTAATAATCCTGCTTTACGCCGGGCCCTTGAGGGCGTTATTCTTCCTTTAGTAAAAGAGGAAATAATACATATCGGTTCTGCAAATAAAGAACGACTGGTTATTGCGGAAATTCCACTTCTTTTTGAGGATAGCTATACCGGTGTTGTTGATAAAATAATAACGATAATAAGTGACAGGGTGCTTCTTCCTGAGCGGTTAAAAAAGAGAGGATTTAGTGAAGAGGACATAGAGAGCAGACTGTCGGCTCAGATACCGGATGAGAAAAAGCTGCCCCTGTCGGATTTTGTTATAAATAACTCCGGCAGCCTTGAAGCGCTCGGCACACAGACAGCAGCCATATACACAAAACTCACAGCGCTTATTTAA
- a CDS encoding NAD-dependent epimerase, with amino-acid sequence MKDNVLVTGAAGFIGFHLCKRLLDEGKPVSGIDNMNNYYDVKIKEDRLSQLTKHSSFKFYKCELSDRETTSKIFEEGFDVVVNLAAQAGVRYSLINPYSYIDSNVMGFLNILEGCKNTGVKHLVFASSSSVYGANTQMPFAVTQNVDHPVSLYAATKKSNELMAHVYSSLYRLPATGLRFFTVYGPWGRPDMALFLFTKAVIEGNPIKVFNFGNMNRDFTYIDDIVEGLVRVIKKIPEPSAYWNSETPDPSISFAPYKLYNIGNNQPVKLLDFIEIIEELLNKKAVKEFLPIQPGDVPSTYADIDALTQDFDFTPKTPLREGIKNFIDWYSGYYTV; translated from the coding sequence ATGAAGGATAATGTGCTTGTAACCGGTGCCGCTGGATTCATTGGCTTTCATCTGTGTAAAAGACTCCTTGATGAGGGAAAACCTGTATCAGGCATAGATAATATGAATAATTATTACGATGTTAAAATAAAAGAAGACCGGCTTAGCCAATTAACAAAACACAGCAGCTTTAAGTTTTATAAGTGTGAGCTTTCCGACAGGGAAACCACTTCTAAAATCTTTGAAGAGGGATTTGACGTGGTTGTAAATCTTGCTGCTCAGGCCGGTGTAAGGTATTCTTTGATAAATCCATACTCTTACATTGACTCCAATGTAATGGGTTTTTTAAATATCCTCGAGGGTTGCAAAAACACGGGGGTAAAGCACTTGGTCTTTGCCTCATCAAGTTCCGTCTATGGAGCAAACACGCAGATGCCCTTTGCAGTCACCCAAAATGTTGATCACCCGGTTTCTTTATATGCTGCAACAAAGAAGTCTAATGAGCTCATGGCTCATGTCTATAGTAGCCTGTACAGGCTGCCGGCAACCGGACTTCGTTTCTTTACGGTTTACGGTCCATGGGGGCGCCCTGATATGGCCCTTTTTCTTTTCACAAAAGCTGTCATTGAGGGAAATCCCATTAAGGTCTTTAACTTTGGAAATATGAACCGTGATTTTACCTACATTGATGATATAGTTGAGGGGCTGGTGAGGGTAATAAAGAAAATCCCTGAACCATCAGCATACTGGAACAGTGAAACCCCTGACCCTTCTATTAGCTTTGCTCCATACAAACTCTATAATATCGGCAACAATCAACCTGTGAAACTACTTGATTTTATTGAAATAATTGAGGAGCTGTTAAACAAAAAGGCTGTTAAGGAGTTTTTACCGATTCAGCCCGGCGATGTGCCCTCCACATATGCAGATATTGACGCTCTGACACAGGATTTTGATTTCACACCAAAAACTCCACTACGTGAGGGAATTAAAAATTTCATAGATTGGTACTCCGGCTATTACACTGTATAG
- a CDS encoding prohibitin family protein gives MPGGIFDGYEPRIPKPVFKKSYLVIALLIVGFFVLLAINPFVTIGAGERGVVLNFGAVQPIVLSEGLHVVIPVVQKVVKVDVKVHKAQTNADASSRDLQEVTTVIAINYHILPDKANIIYQNIGLSYKERIIDPALQEVVKAVAARYTAEELIAKRPVVSTEMKDGLMERLHKHNIIVDEFSIVNFAFSKLFMEAIESKQTAEQLALKASRDLDRIKIEADQKIAQAKAEAEALRLQKENISPDLIKLRRIEANMKAIEKWNGIMPKVTTQTMPFIDATNLE, from the coding sequence ATGCCAGGAGGTATTTTTGACGGGTATGAACCCAGAATTCCCAAACCGGTTTTTAAGAAGAGTTATCTTGTTATTGCCTTACTGATAGTGGGATTTTTTGTACTTCTTGCAATAAATCCATTTGTAACAATAGGAGCAGGCGAGAGGGGCGTTGTGCTTAATTTTGGAGCAGTGCAGCCTATTGTTCTTTCCGAGGGACTCCATGTGGTAATTCCAGTAGTGCAAAAAGTGGTGAAGGTGGATGTAAAGGTGCACAAAGCGCAGACTAATGCAGACGCCTCATCGCGTGATTTACAGGAGGTTACTACAGTAATCGCTATTAACTACCACATCCTGCCGGATAAGGCAAACATTATTTATCAAAATATCGGTCTCAGCTACAAGGAAAGAATCATAGACCCTGCCCTTCAGGAAGTAGTAAAGGCGGTAGCGGCACGATACACTGCTGAGGAGTTAATAGCCAAAAGACCGGTTGTGAGCACTGAGATGAAAGACGGCCTTATGGAAAGACTGCATAAACATAATATTATAGTAGATGAATTTTCAATAGTCAACTTTGCATTTTCAAAGCTCTTTATGGAAGCCATCGAGTCTAAGCAGACGGCTGAGCAGTTGGCACTAAAGGCCTCGCGTGACCTTGACAGGATAAAGATTGAAGCTGACCAGAAGATTGCACAGGCAAAGGCTGAGGCTGAGGCGTTAAGGCTTCAGAAAGAAAACATCTCCCCGGATCTTATCAAACTAAGAAGAATTGAGGCCAACATGAAGGCCATAGAAAAGTGGAACGGCATAATGCCGAAGGTTACCACTCAAACTATGCCGTTTATTGATGCAACAAATCTGGAATAA
- a CDS encoding hemerythrin domain-containing protein gives MEIEWTDDLIIGVDVIDTQHKELFRRINVLFKSIETNDLREIARTFIFVRQYVDTHFETEDDFIKSNINYEYGIINYVEHKSEHDAFIRDFTEFEKIKIGTKGEIFKIAKEFQPWMRNWWYQHINGIDKKMGNIYKKSPPCNSKKNAGWL, from the coding sequence ATGGAAATAGAGTGGACAGATGATTTAATAATTGGTGTTGATGTTATTGACACTCAACATAAAGAACTCTTCAGACGTATAAATGTATTATTTAAGTCTATAGAAACTAACGATTTAAGAGAGATAGCCAGGACATTTATATTTGTGAGGCAGTATGTCGATACTCACTTTGAAACCGAGGATGATTTTATTAAGAGTAATATTAACTATGAATACGGGATTATAAATTATGTGGAGCATAAGAGTGAACATGATGCGTTTATCAGAGATTTTACAGAGTTTGAGAAAATAAAAATAGGTACTAAAGGTGAAATATTCAAAATAGCAAAAGAATTTCAGCCGTGGATGCGGAACTGGTGGTATCAGCACATTAATGGTATAGATAAAAAAATGGGTAATATCTATAAGAAATCTCCTCCGTGTAACTCTAAAAAAAATGCCGGTTGGCTATAA
- the purQ gene encoding phosphoribosylformylglycinamidine synthase subunit PurQ, whose product MMFAIVVFPGSNCDHDCYHVIKHVCGADAGFVWHKETSLGKDVNVIVLPGGFSHGDYLRAGAIARFSPIMQAVSDFAAAGGPVIGICNGFQILLEAGLLPGAMLSNKNLKFICKDVYIKVKNTNTPFTSTLREGQILKIPIAHAQGNYYADVQTIDKLKQHNSIAFTYCKSDGEENGDGNPNGSILNIAGITNSAGNVVGMMPHPERCSEEILSNTDGRAIFESALQYIKKRL is encoded by the coding sequence CTGATGTTTGCAATAGTGGTATTTCCCGGCAGCAACTGTGACCATGACTGCTATCACGTGATAAAGCACGTCTGCGGAGCCGATGCCGGGTTTGTATGGCATAAGGAGACCTCACTGGGAAAGGATGTTAACGTTATAGTGCTTCCCGGTGGTTTTTCACACGGAGACTATCTGAGAGCCGGGGCAATAGCAAGATTTTCTCCCATAATGCAGGCGGTGTCTGACTTTGCAGCCGCAGGCGGCCCCGTTATCGGTATCTGCAACGGCTTTCAAATACTCCTTGAGGCAGGCCTGCTGCCGGGGGCCATGTTAAGTAACAAGAACTTGAAATTTATCTGTAAAGATGTTTATATCAAAGTTAAAAATACAAACACTCCGTTTACCTCCACCCTTAGAGAGGGGCAAATTTTGAAAATCCCCATAGCCCACGCACAGGGTAATTACTATGCTGATGTGCAGACCATAGACAAGCTAAAACAGCACAATAGCATCGCCTTTACCTACTGCAAAAGTGACGGAGAGGAAAACGGCGACGGTAACCCTAATGGCTCAATACTAAATATTGCAGGGATTACAAATTCAGCAGGTAACGTGGTTGGTATGATGCCCCACCCTGAGAGATGCTCAGAGGAGATACTTAGCAATACCGATGGCAGGGCGATTTTTGAATCAGCTTTGCAATATATAAAAAAAAGGCTCTAA
- the selA gene encoding L-seryl-tRNA(Sec) selenium transferase has translation MQQIWNKTLRGLPSVDAVLQSEEGQRWLNAYPRKFLLKAIREAIGERRSMLLKDTPDSHDSGNLFDDIQKKLSDIGLYSLRAVINATGIVIHTNLGRAPLSGTTLKHLNDIASGYSNLEYDLKAGGRGKRHVHLNTILKELTGAEDAMVVNNNAAAVFLALTALTSIKKEVIVSRGELIEIGGSFRIPDIMAAGGAILKEVGTANKTHLYDYESAVCANTGVILKVHRSNFTVTGFTGEVEIAGLVKLAQKTSTPVMYDLGSGCLVDLRPWGIHTEPVVSEVVKAGVDIVTFSGDKLLGGPQCGVITGRQKYIELLRKHPLARALRVDKFTISAMESVLMDYAAAEGVTENIPILGMLLGDVEKIKERALKIQEGLNALTSLTVTVKEDESEAGGGSLPGVKFKTFTLLIKHSTLSAQQLQRLIRNTKKTPIIGRIKDDTLILDARTIFDNQVHRIIDTMIEI, from the coding sequence ATGCAACAAATCTGGAATAAAACATTAAGGGGACTTCCCTCGGTTGATGCAGTACTTCAATCGGAGGAAGGCCAGCGCTGGCTGAACGCTTATCCCCGCAAATTTCTCCTAAAGGCAATCAGAGAAGCAATCGGGGAAAGACGTTCAATGCTGCTTAAAGATACTCCTGATAGCCATGACTCCGGCAATTTGTTCGATGATATACAGAAAAAGCTTTCCGATATAGGCTTATACAGCCTCAGAGCGGTAATAAATGCAACCGGCATAGTGATTCATACAAACCTTGGCAGAGCGCCGCTTAGCGGCACCACGCTTAAACACCTCAACGACATAGCCTCCGGGTACTCCAATCTTGAGTACGATTTGAAAGCAGGCGGGCGCGGCAAGCGTCATGTCCATTTAAATACAATACTAAAGGAACTGACGGGGGCCGAGGATGCCATGGTGGTAAATAACAATGCCGCCGCCGTGTTTCTTGCCTTAACTGCACTTACTTCCATTAAGAAAGAGGTGATAGTCAGTCGGGGGGAGCTGATAGAAATCGGCGGCTCCTTTCGCATTCCTGACATAATGGCGGCAGGCGGGGCTATCCTTAAAGAGGTCGGCACTGCCAACAAAACACATCTCTATGACTATGAAAGTGCTGTCTGCGCAAACACCGGAGTGATTTTAAAGGTTCATCGCTCAAACTTTACAGTGACCGGTTTTACCGGCGAGGTTGAAATTGCCGGCCTGGTAAAACTAGCGCAAAAGACGTCAACACCTGTGATGTATGATTTAGGCAGCGGCTGCCTTGTTGATCTGCGTCCCTGGGGTATTCACACCGAGCCTGTAGTGAGTGAGGTGGTAAAAGCCGGTGTTGACATTGTAACTTTTAGTGGAGACAAACTCCTTGGCGGCCCCCAGTGCGGTGTTATTACAGGCAGGCAAAAGTATATAGAGCTATTAAGAAAGCACCCGCTTGCAAGAGCCCTTAGAGTGGATAAATTTACCATATCAGCCATGGAGTCTGTGCTTATGGATTATGCCGCCGCAGAGGGGGTAACTGAAAATATCCCGATTCTTGGAATGCTTCTGGGAGATGTTGAAAAAATAAAGGAGCGGGCACTTAAAATACAAGAGGGTTTAAATGCCCTCACCTCACTAACCGTAACAGTTAAGGAAGATGAATCCGAGGCTGGAGGGGGCTCTCTGCCCGGTGTTAAATTTAAAACATTTACCCTGCTAATTAAGCATTCAACTCTGTCTGCGCAACAACTGCAGCGTCTTATAAGAAATACCAAAAAGACGCCGATTATTGGACGAATTAAGGACGATACTCTGATTCTCGATGCCCGCACTATCTTCGACAACCAAGTGCACCGGATTATAGATACTATGATAGAAATATAA